Proteins encoded by one window of Dyella humicola:
- a CDS encoding LysR family transcriptional regulator — MISTHLSVVSLRDLMLVQAVRRHGSFNSAARAMHISPSGLSHQVQKVEQALGAPLFERGGRRVVPTAGGQRLLEQIDAVLASAELLQQVARAGEVAFGGELRLGVPASLGPYLLPHLIEPFPQHFPGTRLSLSEGKPRGLLRRLNEGELDAVLAPRVTPLSGTAMRPLFFEPWELMLRADHALAGKRSVALDQLDPSEATLMMESHADDVLGGGHVQDVSLESLAALVGLRGGYALVPALAHDRLASMPDIVLSKIKGQATGREIALYWREASPWSSDLQAFALLLRRLAKQRPGLKLVGEGA, encoded by the coding sequence ATGATCTCCACTCACTTATCGGTAGTCTCGCTGCGTGACCTGATGCTGGTGCAGGCCGTGCGCCGCCACGGCAGTTTCAACAGCGCGGCGCGTGCGATGCACATCAGCCCCTCTGGTCTTTCGCATCAAGTGCAAAAGGTGGAGCAGGCGCTAGGTGCGCCGCTGTTCGAGCGTGGCGGTCGGCGCGTGGTGCCGACCGCTGGCGGGCAACGCTTGCTGGAGCAGATTGACGCCGTGCTGGCTTCCGCCGAACTGTTGCAGCAGGTGGCCCGTGCGGGTGAGGTGGCCTTTGGCGGCGAGTTGCGCTTGGGTGTCCCGGCCTCGCTAGGCCCTTATCTTCTGCCGCACCTGATCGAGCCGTTTCCGCAGCACTTTCCCGGCACACGTTTGAGCCTGTCCGAAGGTAAGCCGCGTGGGTTGCTGCGACGCTTGAACGAAGGTGAGCTGGATGCTGTGCTGGCGCCGCGCGTGACGCCGCTCAGTGGTACGGCGATGCGGCCGCTGTTCTTCGAGCCGTGGGAGCTAATGCTGCGTGCCGACCATGCGCTGGCGGGCAAGCGCAGCGTCGCACTCGATCAACTCGATCCCAGTGAAGCCACCTTGATGATGGAAAGCCACGCGGATGATGTGCTCGGTGGTGGCCATGTGCAGGACGTCAGCCTGGAAAGCCTCGCGGCCCTGGTTGGCCTGCGTGGCGGCTATGCGCTGGTGCCCGCGCTCGCCCACGATCGCCTTGCGTCGATGCCGGATATCGTTCTTTCGAAGATCAAGGGGCAGGCGACGGGGCGCGAAATCGCGCTCTATTGGCGCGAGGCCTCGCCGTGGAGCAGCGACTTGCAGGCGTTTGCTTTGTTGTTGCGGCGGTTGGCGAAGCAGCGGCCGGGGTTGAAGTTGGTGGGTGAGGGCGCGTAG